Proteins from a genomic interval of Methanothermobacter tenebrarum:
- the cfbD gene encoding Ni-sirohydrochlorin a,c-diamide reductive cyclase catalytic subunit has translation MHPRPSPIAAALYTLRDLDVDVIIIHGPTGCCFRTARLLENDGVRVLTTAMSENDFIFGAHEKLEKTLKKVEKMFSPKLVGVVGTCASMIIGEDLKEAVQKANISAKVLTVESHGGFGEGDNTEGAIIVLEEAAKSGLITWKEAERQIKMLKKATEIEKTRGMAQGEYIKPSHGDDKDKVALKFLESLKDNEKVAMVLNAKKETAYLFADILKLPQLNPKTLIIANLRDDIGLPRIRKHAKNIKSELERNGIKIDYLTGGLDEYPITGERVGKILQEEEVEFAIISGVPHAVPIERLNIRSVAVTDGPRLVKPLKELGYDYVVAELDAHAKTLGVDSIVPSDFGESIRKNIEVIHNG, from the coding sequence TTGCATCCAAGGCCTAGTCCAATAGCAGCAGCACTTTACACCCTAAGGGATCTTGACGTTGATGTGATAATCATACATGGGCCCACAGGATGTTGCTTCAGAACTGCCAGACTTCTTGAAAATGATGGTGTTAGGGTTTTAACCACGGCAATGTCTGAAAATGATTTCATATTCGGAGCGCATGAGAAACTGGAAAAGACTCTGAAAAAAGTAGAGAAAATGTTCTCTCCCAAACTTGTAGGGGTAGTGGGGACTTGTGCGAGCATGATAATAGGCGAAGACCTTAAAGAGGCTGTTCAGAAGGCTAACATATCCGCGAAGGTGCTTACAGTAGAATCGCATGGAGGCTTTGGTGAAGGAGACAACACAGAAGGGGCTATAATCGTATTAGAAGAGGCCGCCAAATCAGGTCTGATAACCTGGAAGGAGGCTGAAAGACAGATAAAAATGCTTAAAAAGGCCACTGAGATAGAAAAAACCCGTGGAATGGCACAAGGAGAGTATATAAAACCATCTCATGGTGATGACAAGGATAAAGTCGCCCTCAAATTCTTAGAAAGTTTAAAAGATAATGAAAAGGTTGCCATGGTATTAAATGCAAAAAAAGAGACAGCCTACCTTTTCGCAGACATTCTGAAACTACCCCAATTAAACCCCAAAACCCTAATAATAGCTAATCTCCGAGATGATATCGGGCTTCCAAGGATAAGAAAACACGCAAAGAATATAAAATCCGAACTCGAAAGAAATGGGATCAAAATCGATTATCTCACAGGTGGACTAGACGAATATCCCATCACAGGGGAAAGAGTAGGTAAAATCCTCCAAGAAGAAGAAGTCGAATTTGCTATTATAAGTGGCGTCCCCCACGCAGTCCCCATTGAAAGACTAAATATCAGATCAGTGGCAGTGACTGACGGGCCAAGACTTGTCAAACCTTTAAAAGAACTAGGATATGATTATGTTGTCGCGGAACTTGACGCACATGCCAAAACCCTCGGTGTGGATAGTATAGTCCCATCAGATTTTGGTGAAAGTATAAGAAAGAATATAGAGGTGATCCATAATGGCTAA